In the genome of Drosophila subpulchrella strain 33 F10 #4 breed RU33 chromosome 2L, RU_Dsub_v1.1 Primary Assembly, whole genome shotgun sequence, one region contains:
- the LOC119547727 gene encoding F-box/LRR-repeat protein 15 isoform X1, producing MCTLHPEEEAHLAAMASGGPPPRTPSPRPLFSSTTPAPKSLFDVCWDDVLIPQVAVYLSLKDLFNLRCCSRTAQRFVEAALEKRQELHLSGNNTSNIDVGFRVLARCCRRLEVLHLACCRWLTDELLLPLLANNKKRLWAVNLNECVNITALSLQPIIVECKGLRVLKLSKCQWLTTGAVDALTLHQSKLVEFDISYCGAIGERCLIIFFRKLNKLTVLSLANTPSVTDQVLIQIGNYCRELEHINLIGCPAISDYGVHALSVHCPRLRTLLIRRCPRVTERSLAPLRQRRLFIDRPQQDVGHNAYNLNDFYPSDFLVY from the exons ATGTGCACTCTGCATCCCGAGGAGGAGGCCCACCTGGCGGCCATGGCCAGCGGTGGCCCCCCACCGCGAACACCCAGCCCAAGGCCACTTTTTAGCTCGACCACTCCGGCTCCGAAGTCTCTGTTCGATGTCTGCTGGGACGACGTGCTTATCCCCCAGGTGGCCGTTTACCTGTCGCTCAAGGATCTCTTCAACCTGCGCTGCTGCTCGCGTACCGCGCAACGCTTCGTGGAGGCAGCTTTGGAAAAAAGGCAGGAGCTCCATCTCTCCGGGAACAACACAAGCAATATTGATGTGGGCTTTCGAGTGCTCGCCCGGTGCTGCCGACGGCTGGAGGTGCTCCACCTGGCCTGCTGCCGATGGCTGACGGAtgagctgctgctgcctctgctgGCCAACAACAAGAAACGCCTGTGGGCCGTCAACCTGAACGAGTGCGTCAATATCACGGCCCTTTCGCTGCAGCCGATCATCGTGGAGTGCAAGGGTCTGCGCGTCCTAAAGCTGTCCAAGTGCCAGTGGCTCACCACTGGAGCCGTGGACGCTCTGACGCTGCACCAGAGCAAGCTGGTGGAGTTCGACATCTCGTACTGTGGCGCTATTGGAGAGCGCTGCCTGATTATCTTTTTCCGGAAGCTGAACAAGCTCACCGTTCTTTCGCTCGCAAATACGCCCAGTGTTACCGACCAAGTACTCATCCAGATTGGAAACTATTGCCGCGAGCTGGAGCACATCAACCTGATCGGCTGTCCAGCCATCTCCGACTATGGAGTGCA CGCTTTGTCAGTGCACTGTCCGCGCCTCCGGACCTTGCTCATCCGCCGCTGTCCGCGGGTTACGGAGCGCTCCTTGGCGCCGCTTCGTCAGCGGCGTCTATTCATCGATAGGCCGCAACAGGACGTGGGACACAACGCGTACAACCTGAACGACTTCTATCCCAGCGACTTTCTTGTTTACTAG
- the LOC119547726 gene encoding geranylgeranyl transferase type-1 subunit beta isoform X2, with product MEDHADPEPVLLSKHAKNLLRFLNLLPARMASHDNTRSTIVFFAVCGLDVLNSLHLVPPQLRQDIIDWIYGGLVVPRDNEKNCGGFMGCRAMVPKSEDAEILECMRKYQWGHLAMTYTSLAVLVTLGDDLSRLDRKSIVDGVAAVQKAEGSFSACIDGSEDDMRFVYCAATICYMLDYWGDVNKEAMFQFITRSLRYDYGFSQELEGEAHGGTTFCALAALHLSGQLHRLDAATVERMKRWLIFRQMDGFQGRPNKPVDTCYSFWIGASLCILDSFELTDYAKNREFILSTQDKLIGGFAKWPQATPDPFHTYLGLCGLAFTGEPGLSAVNPSLNMSMAAYAHLQHLHEQWRSEDGRGDADLGLSSAAKQQLQLTKGGEEKATTTTTSNSPLIPAQ from the exons ATGGAAGACCACGCCGATCCGGAGCCTGTGCTGCTCTCCAAGCACGCCAAGAACCTGCTGCGGTTCCTCAATCTCCTGCCTGCTCGCATGGCCTCGCATGATAACACCAG GAGCACCATTGTATTCTTCGCCGTCTGCGGTCTGGATGTACTGAACTCCCTGCACCTGGTGCCCCCACAATTGCGGCAGGACATCATTGACTGGATCTACGGAGGATTGGTGGTGCCACGCGACAACGAGAAGAACTGCGGCGGCTTCATG GGCTGCCGCGCCATGGTGCCGAAAAGCGAGGACGCCGAAATCTTGGAGTGCATGCGGAAGTACCAGTGGGGCCACCTGGCCATGACGTATACGAGTCTCGCAGTGCTGGTCACCCTGGGCGATGATCTATCCCGCCTGGATCGCAAGAGCATTGTGGACGGAGTGGCTGCCGTGCAGAAGGCGGAGGGCAGCTTCAGCGCCTGCATCGATGGCAGCGAGGATGATATGCGTTTCGTGTACTGCGCCGCCACCATCTGCTACATGCTGGACTATTGGGGCGATGTGAACAAGGAGGCCATGTTTCAGTTCATCACCCGGAGCCTGCGGTACGATTACGGTTTCAGCCAGGAGCTGGAGGGCGAGGCCCATGGCGGCACCACATTTTGTGCCTTGGCCGCACTGCATCTCAGTGGTCAGTTACATCGTCTGGATGCCGCAACGGTGGAGCGTATGAAGCGATGGCTTATCTTCCGGCAGATGGATGGATTCCAGGGACGCCCAAATAAGCCAGTGGACACTTGTTACTCCTTTTGGATTGGTGCTTCGCTCTGCATACTGGACAGCTTCGAGCTAACCGACTACGCCAAGAACCGGGAATTCATCTTAAGCACGCAGGATAAGCTGATTGGCGGCTTTGCCAAGTGGCCGCAGGCCACTCCAGATCCATTTCACACTTACCTAGGCCTCTGCGGTCTGGCCTTCACCGGTGAACCCGGTCTGAGTGCCGTGAATCCCAGTCTAAACATGTCCATGGCCGCCTACGCTCACCTGCAGCACCTGCACGAGCAGTGGCGATCTGAAGATGGTCGCGGCGATGCAGACCTAGGTCTGAGCTCCGCCGCCAAGCAGCAACTGCAGCTAACGAAAGGTGGCGAGGAGAAAGCCACCACAACGACTACCTCTAACTCGCCATTGATTCCGGCACAATGA
- the LOC119547162 gene encoding serine protease 1-like, translating into MKVFLAILALAVASAVAFEEKVFVKDLPKATKMEGRITNGYAAPEGKAPYTVGLGFSGGWWCGGSIIGNTWVLTAEHCIGDAASVIVYFGATWRTNAQYTHTVGNGDFIKHSNADIALIRIPHVDFWHMVNKVELPSYNDRYNDYNEWWAVACGWGGTYDGSPFPDWLQCVDIQIVHNDECNWTYGSVGDNTICTRSVDGKSICGGDSGGPLVTHDGNKLVGVSNFVSTSGCQSGAPAGFQRVTYHLDWIRDHTGISY; encoded by the coding sequence ATGAAGGTGTTTCTAGCTATTCTGGCTCTAGCCGTGGCTTCGGCCGTCGCCTTCGAAGAGAAGGTCTTCGTGAAGGACCTGCCCAAGGCCACCAAGATGGAGGGCCGTATCACCAACGGCTACGCCGCCCCCGAGGGCAAGGCTCCCTACACCGTGGGTCTTGGCTTCAGCGGAGGCTGGTGGTGCGGTGGCTCGATCATCGGCAACACCTGGGTCCTGACCGCCGAGCACTGCATCGGAGATGCTGCCTCCGTGATCGTCTACTTCGGAGCCACCTGGCGCACCAACGCCCAGTACACCCACACCGTCGGAAACGGCGACTTCATCAAGCACTCCAACGCCGACATCGCCCTGATCCGCATCCCCCACGTGGACTTCTGGCACATGGTCAACAAGGTGGAGCTGCCCAGCTACAACGACCGCTACAACGATTACAACGAGTGGTGGGCCGTGGCCTGCGGTTGGGGCGGCACCTACGACGGCAGCCCCTTTCCCGACTGGCTGCAGTGCGTCGACATCCAGATCGTTCACAACGACGAGTGCAACTGGACCTACGGCAGCGTGGGCGACAACACCATCTGCACCCGCTCCGTCGACGGCAAGTCCATCTGCGGAGGAGACTCCGGCGGTCCCCTGGTCACACACGACGGCAACAAGCTGGTGGGAGTCAGCAACTTCGTCTCCACCAGCGGCTGCCAGTCGGGTGCTCCCGCTGGATTCCAGCGCGTCACCTACCACCTGGACTGGATCCGCGACCACACTGGCATCTCTTACTAA
- the LOC119547726 gene encoding geranylgeranyl transferase type-1 subunit beta isoform X1: MSHHIDMEDHADPEPVLLSKHAKNLLRFLNLLPARMASHDNTRSTIVFFAVCGLDVLNSLHLVPPQLRQDIIDWIYGGLVVPRDNEKNCGGFMGCRAMVPKSEDAEILECMRKYQWGHLAMTYTSLAVLVTLGDDLSRLDRKSIVDGVAAVQKAEGSFSACIDGSEDDMRFVYCAATICYMLDYWGDVNKEAMFQFITRSLRYDYGFSQELEGEAHGGTTFCALAALHLSGQLHRLDAATVERMKRWLIFRQMDGFQGRPNKPVDTCYSFWIGASLCILDSFELTDYAKNREFILSTQDKLIGGFAKWPQATPDPFHTYLGLCGLAFTGEPGLSAVNPSLNMSMAAYAHLQHLHEQWRSEDGRGDADLGLSSAAKQQLQLTKGGEEKATTTTTSNSPLIPAQ; encoded by the exons ATGTCTCACCACATAGATATGGAAGACCACGCCGATCCGGAGCCTGTGCTGCTCTCCAAGCACGCCAAGAACCTGCTGCGGTTCCTCAATCTCCTGCCTGCTCGCATGGCCTCGCATGATAACACCAG GAGCACCATTGTATTCTTCGCCGTCTGCGGTCTGGATGTACTGAACTCCCTGCACCTGGTGCCCCCACAATTGCGGCAGGACATCATTGACTGGATCTACGGAGGATTGGTGGTGCCACGCGACAACGAGAAGAACTGCGGCGGCTTCATG GGCTGCCGCGCCATGGTGCCGAAAAGCGAGGACGCCGAAATCTTGGAGTGCATGCGGAAGTACCAGTGGGGCCACCTGGCCATGACGTATACGAGTCTCGCAGTGCTGGTCACCCTGGGCGATGATCTATCCCGCCTGGATCGCAAGAGCATTGTGGACGGAGTGGCTGCCGTGCAGAAGGCGGAGGGCAGCTTCAGCGCCTGCATCGATGGCAGCGAGGATGATATGCGTTTCGTGTACTGCGCCGCCACCATCTGCTACATGCTGGACTATTGGGGCGATGTGAACAAGGAGGCCATGTTTCAGTTCATCACCCGGAGCCTGCGGTACGATTACGGTTTCAGCCAGGAGCTGGAGGGCGAGGCCCATGGCGGCACCACATTTTGTGCCTTGGCCGCACTGCATCTCAGTGGTCAGTTACATCGTCTGGATGCCGCAACGGTGGAGCGTATGAAGCGATGGCTTATCTTCCGGCAGATGGATGGATTCCAGGGACGCCCAAATAAGCCAGTGGACACTTGTTACTCCTTTTGGATTGGTGCTTCGCTCTGCATACTGGACAGCTTCGAGCTAACCGACTACGCCAAGAACCGGGAATTCATCTTAAGCACGCAGGATAAGCTGATTGGCGGCTTTGCCAAGTGGCCGCAGGCCACTCCAGATCCATTTCACACTTACCTAGGCCTCTGCGGTCTGGCCTTCACCGGTGAACCCGGTCTGAGTGCCGTGAATCCCAGTCTAAACATGTCCATGGCCGCCTACGCTCACCTGCAGCACCTGCACGAGCAGTGGCGATCTGAAGATGGTCGCGGCGATGCAGACCTAGGTCTGAGCTCCGCCGCCAAGCAGCAACTGCAGCTAACGAAAGGTGGCGAGGAGAAAGCCACCACAACGACTACCTCTAACTCGCCATTGATTCCGGCACAATGA
- the LOC119547727 gene encoding F-box/LRR-repeat protein 15 isoform X2 — translation MCTLHPEEEAHLAAMASGGPPPRTPSPRPLFSSTTPAPKSLFDVCWDDVLIPQVAVYLSLKDLFNLRCCSRTAQRFVEAALEKRQELHLSGNNTSNIDVGFRVLARCCRRLEVLHLACCRWLTDELLLPLLANNKKRLWAVNLNECVNITALSLQPIIVECKGLRVLKLSKCQWLTTGAVDALTLHQSKLVEFDISYCGAIGERCLIIFFRKLNKLTVLSLANTPSVTDQVLIQIGNYCRELEHINLIGCPAISDYGVHALTQSCPLLQSLMVQRCPLVTERVLAPLRGRVHIDRPGMGYMPSLHHHRLFLQV, via the exons ATGTGCACTCTGCATCCCGAGGAGGAGGCCCACCTGGCGGCCATGGCCAGCGGTGGCCCCCCACCGCGAACACCCAGCCCAAGGCCACTTTTTAGCTCGACCACTCCGGCTCCGAAGTCTCTGTTCGATGTCTGCTGGGACGACGTGCTTATCCCCCAGGTGGCCGTTTACCTGTCGCTCAAGGATCTCTTCAACCTGCGCTGCTGCTCGCGTACCGCGCAACGCTTCGTGGAGGCAGCTTTGGAAAAAAGGCAGGAGCTCCATCTCTCCGGGAACAACACAAGCAATATTGATGTGGGCTTTCGAGTGCTCGCCCGGTGCTGCCGACGGCTGGAGGTGCTCCACCTGGCCTGCTGCCGATGGCTGACGGAtgagctgctgctgcctctgctgGCCAACAACAAGAAACGCCTGTGGGCCGTCAACCTGAACGAGTGCGTCAATATCACGGCCCTTTCGCTGCAGCCGATCATCGTGGAGTGCAAGGGTCTGCGCGTCCTAAAGCTGTCCAAGTGCCAGTGGCTCACCACTGGAGCCGTGGACGCTCTGACGCTGCACCAGAGCAAGCTGGTGGAGTTCGACATCTCGTACTGTGGCGCTATTGGAGAGCGCTGCCTGATTATCTTTTTCCGGAAGCTGAACAAGCTCACCGTTCTTTCGCTCGCAAATACGCCCAGTGTTACCGACCAAGTACTCATCCAGATTGGAAACTATTGCCGCGAGCTGGAGCACATCAACCTGATCGGCTGTCCAGCCATCTCCGACTATGGAGTGCA CGCCCTCACCCAGAGTTGCCCGCTGCTGCAGTCTTTAATGGTGCAGCGCTGCCCACTGGTCACTGAACGAGTGCTTGCCCCACTCCGTGGACGTGTGCACATCGATCGGCCCGGCATGGGCTACATGCCTAGCTTGCACCACCACCGCCTGTTCCTGCAGGTGTGA